In Virgibacillus sp. NKC19-16, a single genomic region encodes these proteins:
- a CDS encoding mannitol-1-phosphate 5-dehydrogenase, with translation MLAVHFGAGNIGRGFIGSLLYQANYHTTFVDVNDKVVKQLNEKQQYNVILAAENSETITVKDVSGINSINDPGEVIEAITKADIVTTAVGPNVLAIISELIAKGLRERLKTNQEDLNIIACENMVGGSSLLKEKVFEHLDEAEKPAFEKVYGFPNAAVDRIVPNQVNEDLLEVSVEPYYEWVVEEAHVKGQKPAIDGITYVSDLTPYIERKLFTVNTGHAAAAYIGSYLGHEAIADAMKDENVQEIINGALSESGEALIQTYHFNREEHQTYIRKIVQRFMNPYISDDVTRVGRGPIRKLGARDRLIRPASMYMEVTGKKPHYLAKTIAAALQFKNEQDQEAVELQQMIDEHGVEKTLQSVSRLDVDGELMAVVLEEVDAVRNLRG, from the coding sequence ATGCTGGCTGTACATTTTGGGGCAGGGAATATCGGCCGTGGCTTTATCGGCTCCCTACTCTATCAAGCGAATTACCACACGACATTCGTGGATGTAAATGATAAAGTAGTTAAGCAGTTAAACGAGAAACAGCAATACAATGTCATACTAGCTGCTGAGAACAGTGAAACAATAACGGTAAAAGATGTCTCCGGGATTAACAGCATCAATGATCCCGGGGAAGTTATCGAGGCGATTACGAAAGCAGATATTGTGACAACTGCTGTTGGACCTAACGTGCTAGCGATTATTTCCGAACTTATTGCAAAAGGCTTGCGCGAGCGGTTGAAAACGAACCAGGAAGACCTAAATATCATTGCTTGTGAAAATATGGTAGGCGGAAGTTCCCTATTAAAGGAAAAAGTGTTTGAACATCTGGATGAAGCAGAAAAGCCAGCATTTGAAAAGGTCTATGGCTTCCCAAATGCTGCAGTAGATCGCATTGTTCCCAACCAGGTGAATGAGGACTTATTGGAAGTATCCGTTGAACCGTACTATGAGTGGGTAGTGGAAGAAGCTCACGTCAAGGGCCAAAAGCCTGCGATCGATGGCATTACGTATGTAAGTGACCTAACCCCCTATATCGAGCGGAAATTATTCACGGTCAATACAGGCCATGCGGCAGCTGCATATATTGGTAGTTACTTGGGACATGAGGCGATTGCCGATGCGATGAAGGATGAAAACGTGCAAGAAATCATCAATGGTGCCCTGTCCGAATCAGGCGAAGCATTGATCCAAACCTATCATTTTAATAGAGAAGAACATCAAACATATATCCGTAAAATCGTGCAGCGGTTTATGAATCCATACATTTCCGATGATGTAACCAGGGTAGGGCGAGGCCCGATCCGTAAGCTCGGAGCACGCGATCGTTTGATTCGTCCAGCCAGTATGTATATGGAAGTGACGGGTAAGAAGCCGCATTATCTTGCTAAAACAATCGCAGCCGCGTTGCAATTTAAAAATGAACAGGACCAAGAAGCTGTTGAATTGCAGCAAATGATTGATGAGCATGGGGTTGAAAAGACGTTGCAGTCAGTGTCTAGGTTGGATGTTGACGGCGAGTTGATGGCGGTTGTTTTGGAGGAAGTGGACGCGGTTCGGAATTTGCGAGGCTAG
- a CDS encoding PTS sugar transporter subunit IIA: protein MAKEILSKDNIALNVELGGKEEAIRYTGELLVDNGYVEASYVDKMLEREEVTSTFMGNNVAIPHGTEDAKEAVLETGLSIVTVPGGVDFGDGNIVKVLIGIAGKGDEHLEVLSKIAIVCSEEENIEKIVGAESKEEIISLFSEVD from the coding sequence ATGGCAAAGGAAATTTTAAGCAAAGATAATATAGCGTTGAATGTAGAACTGGGAGGAAAAGAAGAGGCTATTCGTTATACTGGCGAACTTCTAGTAGATAACGGATACGTGGAAGCATCCTATGTTGATAAAATGTTGGAGAGAGAGGAAGTGACCTCCACATTTATGGGCAATAATGTCGCTATCCCGCATGGAACCGAAGACGCGAAGGAGGCTGTTCTAGAAACGGGACTTTCTATCGTGACAGTACCAGGTGGTGTTGATTTTGGTGATGGAAACATTGTAAAAGTGCTCATCGGTATTGCAGGAAAAGGGGACGAACACTTAGAGGTTCTGTCTAAAATCGCCATTGTTTGTTCTGAAGAAGAAAACATTGAAAAGATCGTAGGCGCAGAATCAAAAGAGGAAATCATAAGCTTATTTAGTGAGGTGGACTAA
- a CDS encoding transposase yields the protein MKFERSSSSIVFQEYFHQLQEIEQRVKRYEEEIKLQATEGVHAQKIQALQSLRGVALITATSLVAEIGSFKRFTTPKHFMAYVGLIPSEDSSGDRRNQGNVTKTGNRHVRRLLVESAWSYRYQPAVKGKLKKRQEGQSASVQAISWKAQNRLHKKYYRLLSRGKESGKAITAVARELAGFIWAVTQEIEDVPTV from the coding sequence TTGAAATTCGAACGGTCTTCATCAAGCATTGTCTTTCAGGAATATTTTCATCAATTACAGGAGATTGAACAGCGAGTAAAAAGGTATGAAGAAGAGATAAAATTACAAGCAACTGAAGGTGTACATGCCCAAAAAATTCAGGCACTACAGTCTTTGAGAGGGGTGGCTCTAATTACGGCTACAAGCCTTGTAGCTGAGATTGGATCATTCAAAAGATTTACTACCCCTAAACACTTTATGGCTTATGTTGGATTAATTCCAAGTGAGGATTCAAGTGGTGACAGAAGAAATCAAGGGAATGTTACAAAAACAGGAAATCGACATGTACGTCGTCTATTAGTAGAATCAGCTTGGAGTTATCGTTATCAACCTGCCGTGAAAGGAAAGCTGAAGAAAAGACAAGAAGGTCAGAGTGCCAGTGTTCAAGCAATATCCTGGAAAGCACAAAACCGGTTACACAAAAAATATTATCGATTATTATCCAGAGGAAAGGAAAGTGGTAAAGCGATTACGGCAGTGGCAAGGGAATTAGCAGGTTTTATATGGGCGGTTACGCAAGAAATTGAGGATGTTCCAACAGTCTAA
- a CDS encoding IS110 family transposase yields the protein MKDTIKYVGLDVHKEKISVAIAEEGREKPRYWGMVPHKYENVRRLVKKLGDPKLLRICYEAGPTGYKLHRFFLSLGIECDVIAPSLIPQKPGERIKTDKRDAVRLAQLFRAGELTSIYVPTEDDEALRDLVRAREDAKEDELRAKHRLTKFLLRYNIYPPEGVRKSGPISIGNG from the coding sequence ATGAAGGATACCATTAAATACGTTGGATTAGACGTACACAAAGAAAAAATTTCAGTTGCTATTGCAGAGGAAGGCCGAGAAAAACCAAGATATTGGGGAATGGTCCCTCACAAGTATGAAAACGTTAGAAGGTTAGTAAAGAAATTAGGGGATCCTAAATTACTTCGAATATGTTATGAAGCGGGGCCAACAGGCTACAAACTGCACAGATTCTTTCTTAGTCTCGGAATTGAATGTGATGTAATTGCTCCATCTCTCATTCCCCAAAAGCCTGGTGAGAGAATCAAAACGGACAAAAGAGATGCTGTTAGACTCGCTCAACTTTTTCGTGCTGGTGAATTAACATCTATTTATGTACCAACCGAGGACGATGAAGCCCTTCGTGACTTAGTTCGGGCAAGGGAAGATGCGAAAGAAGATGAATTAAGAGCGAAACATCGGTTAACCAAATTTCTGTTACGATATAATATCTATCCTCCAGAAGGAGTAAGAAAAAGTGGACCTATAAGTATAGGGAATGGTTAA
- a CDS encoding BglG family transcription antiterminator — MSRLYIAGRQRKVIELLLNHSEGITVKEMANKLGASSRTIHRDLKNSEKVLFDHNLILAKKTGVGVRVTGSEQDTNQLKLALSSTASSDFTPDERRAVILSTLLEANEPIKLFALTQDLHVTVATISHDLDSLEEALLSYNLSLIRRRGYGVKIEGDEKDKRAAISNLITQYMDPFEFVSVLKENIQKKSQLNTISNRLLGLVNPEKLSLIESRVEQTRDELPYTLADSAHIGLVVHLALAIERLQKGDTITIDPAYLQQIEGTKEYAIAKKLIRDLEISFDMEIPDDEIGYITMHLMGAKLRRDPSYLMEDSSINIAHKAKELIQFVSIKLDIDLTANSALLNDLVTHLKPTIYRMKQGMNINNPMIDEITRDYGDLFQLITQGAEEIFPDAPFPKDEIGYLVLHFASALLQDEKEVAVQALVICSSGIGTAKILATKLMQHVPEIKRVENKSLFDLDRSQIKAYDLIVSTIPLKGFEGDYILASPMLTQAEVHRIKKAIRQKTLTRRAAPKRVEKISTDTVLQIEAMHNYSKVILELLHAFYVSEIAKKRTIEEILQSICIELEKSRMIDDKGAVLEKLLKREKASGLGIPGTTLALYHTRSGDVNAPNFTIYSLNHPIMIKGMDGDTMKMERMLLMLSPEDTHQEVLEILSYVSSLIIQSQESMTLFQSGDEAQIRKFLTKEFQAFLKDVL; from the coding sequence GTGAGCCGTTTGTATATTGCTGGTCGACAGCGGAAAGTGATCGAGCTTTTACTCAATCACTCGGAAGGCATAACGGTAAAAGAGATGGCGAACAAGCTAGGAGCAAGCAGCCGAACGATCCACCGTGACTTGAAAAACAGTGAAAAAGTCCTGTTTGATCACAATCTGATACTAGCGAAAAAGACAGGTGTGGGTGTTCGTGTTACGGGGAGCGAGCAAGACACAAACCAACTGAAGCTGGCACTTTCATCCACGGCTTCTTCGGATTTTACACCGGATGAACGACGGGCCGTTATTTTATCAACCTTGCTTGAAGCGAATGAACCAATCAAATTATTCGCTCTAACGCAAGATCTGCACGTAACGGTTGCGACGATTAGTCACGACCTGGATTCTTTGGAAGAAGCGCTTTTAAGCTACAACCTCTCCCTTATCCGAAGAAGAGGGTATGGCGTTAAAATCGAGGGAGATGAAAAAGATAAACGGGCTGCGATCAGTAATTTAATCACACAGTACATGGATCCATTCGAATTTGTCTCGGTTTTAAAAGAAAACATCCAGAAGAAATCGCAATTAAACACCATTTCAAATCGTCTACTCGGCTTAGTCAATCCGGAAAAATTAAGCCTGATTGAATCCCGGGTGGAACAAACAAGAGATGAATTACCATATACGCTGGCTGACAGTGCGCATATCGGATTAGTTGTTCACTTAGCTTTGGCCATAGAACGATTGCAAAAAGGCGATACGATAACCATTGATCCAGCGTACCTGCAGCAAATCGAAGGAACTAAAGAATACGCGATTGCAAAAAAGTTGATACGTGACCTGGAAATCTCATTTGATATGGAGATTCCTGATGATGAGATTGGCTATATCACGATGCATTTAATGGGGGCAAAACTACGCCGAGATCCGTCTTATCTCATGGAAGATTCCAGTATCAATATAGCGCATAAAGCAAAGGAATTGATCCAATTTGTCAGTATAAAATTGGATATCGACTTAACGGCAAATAGTGCTTTATTGAATGATTTGGTTACACATTTGAAACCAACGATTTATCGCATGAAACAGGGAATGAACATCAATAATCCGATGATTGATGAAATCACGCGAGATTACGGGGATCTTTTTCAATTGATCACGCAAGGTGCGGAGGAAATTTTTCCGGATGCCCCCTTTCCGAAAGACGAAATCGGCTATCTAGTGCTCCATTTCGCATCCGCTTTATTGCAAGATGAAAAAGAAGTGGCCGTGCAGGCATTAGTGATATGTTCCAGTGGCATTGGCACAGCAAAAATACTTGCCACGAAGCTTATGCAGCATGTTCCGGAAATTAAACGTGTTGAAAATAAATCCCTATTTGATTTGGATCGATCCCAAATAAAAGCATATGACCTTATTGTGTCGACCATTCCGCTAAAAGGGTTCGAGGGTGACTATATTCTAGCCTCACCAATGCTGACACAAGCAGAAGTTCATCGGATTAAAAAAGCAATCCGGCAAAAGACGCTTACACGTAGAGCAGCCCCTAAGCGGGTGGAAAAGATAAGCACGGATACTGTCTTGCAAATAGAAGCAATGCATAATTATTCCAAGGTGATTTTGGAACTTTTACATGCTTTTTATGTGAGCGAAATAGCGAAAAAGCGGACCATCGAAGAGATTTTACAATCCATTTGTATCGAATTAGAAAAAAGTCGAATGATAGATGATAAAGGGGCCGTTTTGGAGAAGTTGCTGAAAAGAGAAAAGGCAAGCGGACTCGGCATTCCGGGAACTACACTCGCCCTGTATCACACGCGATCCGGTGACGTGAATGCGCCGAATTTTACCATCTATTCCTTAAACCATCCCATCATGATAAAAGGGATGGATGGGGATACGATGAAGATGGAGCGAATGCTGTTAATGCTGTCGCCAGAGGATACGCATCAAGAAGTGCTGGAGATCTTAAGTTATGTAAGCAGTTTGATCATCCAAAGTCAGGAAAGCATGACATTGTTTCAGTCAGGAGACGAAGCACAAATTAGAAAATTCCTGACGAAGGAGTTTCAGGCGTTTTTAAAGGATGTTTTATAA